From the Streptomyces pluripotens genome, one window contains:
- a CDS encoding RiPP maturation radical SAM C-methyltransferase, producing MRVLLVNMPWSPVDLPSLALGILKRAVNEKVPGAEAEVLHANLEYIDWLTATDPGFGHQDYEYYSLSSYFLGCGDWVFSSALYDDPDWRVAEFTEAMGTRIGEERLKMSLRLHAEAPRFVARIAERIVAWRPDVVGFSSTFQQNTAALAAAKYVKRLAPHVVTLMGGANCDGEQGAAAHRNFPFLDYVVRGEGEASLPALLNALREGTDISLIPGICRREDDTSVANPMSTAPLPPAAILPPDYSGYFERLASSSARSWVEPKLVVESARGCWWGEKHHCTFCGLNGSFMEFRSKSPQTFYDEIMDLVREHQVLDMYLVDNILDMGYLKSVLPRIIDSGYDLRMHVEIKANMRSEQLQTLADAGLVFVQPGIESLNDRVLDLMDKGVSGCQNVRMLRDGQTAGLSIFWNYLHGFPDERDSDYDPVIAQLPALEHLDPPIDLSARIAIERFSPYFTRPELGFSELRPALPYRVTYDLPEDELLDLAYVFDVPARGIGVQTTNRLNEALRQWQEAHLTSRLTHVDLGDRIVFANRRRAFTWRSHVIDDPRELAAFRLLAQPHTPAALTRKITVRGEGDAPDESAVRRVLDRWLDLGLVFTDAGSYVHLAPESVNDDLLRLGFMRTLEPDGSPVAEAEVRPEAVTTPAGG from the coding sequence GTGCGCGTACTCCTGGTCAACATGCCGTGGTCGCCCGTCGACCTGCCTTCCCTGGCGCTCGGCATCCTGAAACGGGCCGTGAACGAGAAGGTGCCCGGGGCCGAGGCGGAGGTCCTGCACGCCAACCTGGAGTACATCGACTGGCTCACCGCCACCGACCCCGGCTTCGGGCACCAGGACTACGAGTACTACTCGCTCTCTTCCTACTTCCTCGGCTGCGGCGACTGGGTCTTCTCCTCCGCCCTCTACGACGACCCGGACTGGCGGGTCGCCGAGTTCACCGAGGCGATGGGCACCCGGATCGGCGAGGAACGGCTGAAGATGTCCCTGCGCCTGCACGCCGAGGCGCCGAGGTTCGTCGCCCGCATCGCCGAACGGATCGTCGCATGGCGGCCGGACGTGGTCGGGTTCAGCTCGACGTTCCAGCAGAACACCGCGGCCCTCGCCGCGGCGAAGTACGTCAAGAGGCTCGCCCCGCACGTCGTCACGCTGATGGGCGGCGCCAACTGCGACGGCGAACAGGGCGCGGCGGCCCACCGCAACTTCCCGTTCCTGGACTACGTGGTGCGCGGCGAAGGCGAGGCGTCCCTCCCCGCTCTGCTGAACGCCCTGCGCGAGGGCACCGACATCTCCCTGATCCCCGGGATATGCCGGCGCGAGGACGATACCTCGGTGGCGAATCCCATGAGCACCGCACCCTTGCCCCCAGCGGCGATCCTGCCCCCCGACTACTCCGGGTACTTCGAACGCCTCGCCTCCTCCTCCGCCCGCTCCTGGGTGGAGCCCAAGCTCGTCGTCGAGAGCGCCCGCGGCTGCTGGTGGGGCGAGAAGCACCACTGCACCTTCTGCGGGCTCAACGGTTCCTTCATGGAATTCCGCAGCAAGAGCCCGCAGACGTTCTACGACGAGATCATGGACCTCGTCCGCGAACACCAGGTCCTGGACATGTACCTCGTCGACAACATCCTCGACATGGGCTACCTCAAGAGTGTGCTGCCCCGCATCATCGACAGCGGCTACGACCTGCGGATGCACGTGGAGATCAAGGCGAACATGCGGAGCGAGCAACTGCAGACCCTCGCCGACGCCGGTCTGGTCTTCGTCCAGCCGGGCATCGAGAGCCTCAACGACCGGGTGCTCGACCTGATGGACAAGGGTGTCAGCGGATGCCAGAACGTCCGCATGCTGCGCGACGGGCAGACCGCGGGCCTGTCCATCTTCTGGAACTACCTGCACGGCTTCCCCGACGAGCGGGACAGCGACTACGACCCGGTGATCGCGCAACTCCCCGCGCTGGAGCACCTGGACCCCCCGATCGACCTGTCCGCGCGGATCGCCATCGAACGCTTCAGCCCGTACTTCACCCGGCCCGAACTGGGCTTCTCCGAACTGCGCCCCGCCCTGCCCTACCGCGTCACCTACGACCTGCCCGAGGACGAACTGCTCGACCTCGCCTACGTGTTCGACGTTCCCGCCCGCGGTATCGGAGTCCAGACGACGAACCGGCTCAACGAGGCGCTGCGCCAGTGGCAGGAGGCACACCTCACCAGCAGGCTCACCCACGTCGACCTCGGCGACAGAATCGTATTCGCCAACCGGCGCCGGGCGTTCACCTGGCGCTCGCACGTCATCGACGACCCGAGGGAACTCGCCGCGTTCCGCCTGCTCGCCCAGCCGCACACCCCAGCCGCACTCACCCGCAAGATCACCGTGCGGGGCGAGGGCGACGCGCCCGACGAGTCCGCCGTGCGGCGCGTCCTTGACCGTTGGCTCGACCTGGGCCTGGTGTTCACCGACGCCGGGAGCTACGTGCACCTGGCCCCGGAGTCCGTCAACGACGACCTGCTCAGGCTGGGGTTCATGCGCACCCTGGAGCCAGACGGCTCACCGGTGGCCGAGGCGGAGGTCCGACCGGAAGCGGTGACCACCCCGGCAGGGGGCTGA
- a CDS encoding DUF5825 family protein, protein MSTPAAPARPGARVIAWRDYDPAVRELDGMSLGDVEVSGPPADAARRLWEVGARRVELPGTLDLTDAPSAVSTVWALCLIRDLTALGVVVDWRLALDAGQTDWRALSHLHPPRTTTGTPDDAGVPGQWRHAHYLGKCLWRRGPGFIQIRDRRWGSLHRFTVREPEFHEAIEALSAGAPRSAVAPAVLADLEEEHLVGSVGGQAWFLPYRVQRWAKEAITL, encoded by the coding sequence GTGTCCACCCCCGCAGCCCCCGCCCGGCCCGGCGCACGTGTCATCGCCTGGCGGGACTACGATCCGGCCGTCCGCGAACTGGACGGGATGAGCCTGGGTGACGTCGAGGTCAGCGGTCCGCCCGCGGACGCGGCCCGGCGCCTGTGGGAGGTGGGTGCGCGACGGGTGGAGCTGCCTGGGACGCTCGACCTGACCGATGCCCCGTCGGCCGTGTCCACCGTGTGGGCGCTGTGCCTGATCCGCGATCTGACCGCGCTCGGCGTCGTGGTCGACTGGCGGCTGGCGCTGGACGCGGGGCAGACCGACTGGCGCGCCCTGTCCCATCTGCATCCACCGCGGACCACGACCGGGACACCGGACGACGCCGGGGTCCCCGGCCAGTGGCGGCACGCTCACTACCTGGGCAAGTGCCTGTGGCGGCGCGGTCCCGGCTTCATTCAGATCCGCGACCGGCGCTGGGGGTCGCTGCACCGCTTCACCGTGCGGGAGCCCGAGTTCCACGAAGCGATCGAGGCGCTGTCCGCCGGCGCCCCGCGCTCGGCCGTCGCACCCGCGGTACTGGCCGACCTGGAGGAGGAGCACCTGGTCGGTTCGGTGGGCGGGCAGGCCTGGTTCCTGCCCTACCGTGTGCAGCGCTGGGCCAAGGAGGCGATCACCCTCTGA
- a CDS encoding MmgE/PrpD family protein → MADLETRLARHTRQLADRCLGEEELHTIKRSVIDSYAGICASFSDRELLGEFRRVAGGPGAGSGSPVWGVGQESDIVDAVFLNTILARRSDLLNTYVSPHSQAGVHPSDNVALALVLADWLNWTGGQFLKAVNICFHLSATFTDRYDPESTGFDHDAAAVFWTALSAGQALGLSEDQLVEAQRIAGGFGFSSNQAAVGDVTDWKHCTYASGAMRGLQAARLAGAGFTGPRAIYEGEFGADRFFAHGEMSIGSEPDLTQIIFKRWPALFFCQTPIDVAQELLPKIARADDIRTVEVETYERAVRNGLTESAFQPSSRAGRTHSLPYSVATALLKPLEYSDFDEERAGDPQLRQLLGKIKVTEDPAMTRRYPPATPCRISVTLRNGDVVRHERAFSRGDPHDPLSDEDISQKLRRNLGHLVPVAERSGILTSLWNLERLDDLGDLLTPLQHDLTAAETADTGAAPP, encoded by the coding sequence ATGGCGGACTTGGAGACGAGGCTGGCACGGCACACGCGGCAACTCGCCGACAGATGTCTCGGTGAAGAGGAACTCCACACGATCAAGCGCAGCGTCATCGACTCGTATGCGGGAATCTGCGCCTCGTTCTCCGACCGGGAACTGCTGGGTGAGTTCCGTCGCGTGGCAGGGGGACCGGGGGCGGGATCGGGCAGCCCCGTCTGGGGTGTCGGACAGGAGTCGGACATCGTGGACGCGGTCTTCCTCAACACGATCCTGGCACGCCGCAGCGACCTGCTGAACACATACGTCTCGCCACACAGTCAGGCCGGGGTCCACCCGTCCGACAACGTGGCCCTGGCCCTGGTCCTGGCTGACTGGCTGAACTGGACCGGCGGCCAATTCCTGAAGGCGGTGAACATCTGCTTCCACCTGTCCGCGACGTTCACCGACCGCTACGACCCCGAGTCGACCGGCTTCGACCACGACGCCGCTGCCGTCTTCTGGACCGCGCTGTCGGCCGGACAGGCGCTCGGCCTTTCCGAGGATCAACTGGTCGAAGCCCAGCGAATCGCCGGTGGTTTCGGATTCAGCAGCAACCAGGCCGCGGTAGGAGATGTGACCGACTGGAAACACTGCACCTATGCGTCCGGCGCCATGCGTGGCCTGCAGGCTGCCCGGCTGGCCGGAGCGGGATTCACCGGACCGCGCGCCATCTACGAGGGGGAGTTCGGAGCCGACCGCTTCTTCGCGCACGGTGAGATGTCGATCGGCTCCGAACCCGATCTCACGCAGATCATCTTCAAGCGGTGGCCGGCACTGTTCTTCTGCCAGACTCCGATCGACGTCGCCCAGGAATTGTTGCCCAAGATCGCCAGAGCCGACGACATCCGTACGGTGGAGGTGGAAACCTACGAACGGGCGGTACGCAACGGCCTCACGGAATCGGCCTTCCAGCCGAGCAGTCGCGCGGGCCGCACCCATTCGCTCCCCTATTCCGTGGCGACGGCACTGCTCAAACCCCTCGAATACAGCGACTTCGACGAAGAGCGTGCGGGTGACCCGCAGCTCCGGCAATTGCTGGGAAAGATCAAGGTGACCGAGGATCCGGCCATGACGCGGAGATATCCTCCGGCGACGCCATGCCGTATCTCCGTGACCCTCCGCAACGGGGACGTCGTGCGTCACGAGCGCGCATTCTCACGAGGCGATCCGCACGACCCGCTGTCCGACGAGGACATCTCCCAGAAACTGCGCCGGAATCTCGGCCACCTGGTGCCCGTGGCGGAGCGCAGCGGGATCCTCACCAGTCTGTGGAACCTTGAGCGACTCGATGACCTCGGGGACCTGTTGACACCGCTGCAGCACGATCTGACAGCGGCGGAGACGGCAGACACGGGTGCCGCCCCACCGTGA
- a CDS encoding GMC family oxidoreductase has product MSRWDYVIVGAGSAGCVLADRLSADGAAEVLLIEAGTGNPETRPEVQVPILFPRLFGGDLDWNFSTTPQPGLADRSIPIPRGKAVGGSSVINAQLWTRGHRADYDGWAASGLTGWSHDDLQPYFDRAEQRISLTGLRYPLPVTPAFVNACARLGYAPAAEVQEGYALARATHRDGLRHSSADAYLGPARERPNLTVLADTLVRRVLFEGTRATGVEVEGESGVEVLRAEREVVLSAGSVGSPHLLLLSGVGPAGELSRHGVPVVRDLPSVGRDLTDHLLVPLAFEAMGFQSPGAVASPEQVSQYLRDRSGTLDSIISEALLFLRTREEIEAPDIEVVHLVVPLGEHERPAAHGLALGVILLRPRSRGTITLRSADPHDAPLIDPHYLSDEAGDDLATLVAGIRAAQRILRQPDFAQWLGKPLTDGALSEDVDDIAAYVRATGGSIHHLVSTCRMGTDEHSVVDPEFRVRGLTGLRVVDASAMPSLVRAHTHAPVTMLAERAADVLLQH; this is encoded by the coding sequence GTGAGCCGGTGGGACTATGTCATCGTCGGGGCAGGCTCGGCCGGATGCGTCCTCGCCGACCGCCTCAGCGCCGACGGTGCGGCGGAGGTACTCCTGATCGAGGCCGGCACCGGGAACCCGGAGACCCGCCCCGAGGTGCAGGTGCCGATCCTGTTCCCACGGCTGTTCGGTGGCGACCTGGACTGGAATTTCTCCACCACCCCGCAGCCGGGACTGGCCGACCGCTCGATACCGATTCCCCGGGGCAAGGCGGTCGGCGGTTCCTCGGTGATCAACGCCCAGCTGTGGACCCGCGGGCACCGGGCGGACTACGACGGCTGGGCCGCGTCGGGCCTGACCGGCTGGAGCCACGACGACCTGCAGCCCTACTTCGATCGCGCCGAGCAGCGGATCAGCCTGACCGGCCTGCGTTATCCGCTCCCGGTCACCCCGGCGTTCGTCAACGCCTGCGCGCGCCTGGGTTACGCACCGGCGGCCGAGGTCCAGGAGGGCTACGCCCTGGCCCGCGCGACCCACCGTGACGGCCTGCGGCACAGTTCGGCGGACGCCTACCTGGGGCCGGCCCGGGAGCGACCGAACCTCACCGTGCTGGCCGACACGCTGGTGCGCCGTGTGTTGTTCGAGGGAACGCGCGCCACGGGGGTCGAGGTCGAAGGGGAGTCCGGAGTCGAGGTTCTCCGCGCGGAGCGCGAGGTCGTTCTTTCGGCCGGGTCCGTGGGCAGCCCGCACCTGTTGCTGCTGTCAGGCGTGGGCCCCGCGGGGGAGCTGTCCCGGCACGGAGTCCCGGTGGTGCGTGACCTACCTTCGGTGGGCCGGGACCTGACGGACCATCTGTTGGTGCCCCTCGCCTTCGAGGCCATGGGCTTCCAGTCGCCCGGTGCGGTGGCCTCACCCGAACAGGTCAGCCAGTACCTGCGGGACCGGAGTGGCACCCTGGACTCGATCATCTCCGAGGCGCTGCTCTTCCTGCGCACCCGTGAGGAGATCGAGGCTCCGGACATCGAGGTGGTCCACCTGGTGGTGCCCCTGGGCGAACACGAGCGGCCGGCCGCGCACGGACTGGCCCTGGGCGTCATCCTGCTGCGACCGCGCAGCCGAGGCACGATCACCCTGCGCAGCGCCGATCCACACGATGCCCCACTGATCGATCCTCACTACCTGTCCGACGAGGCGGGCGACGACCTGGCGACCCTGGTGGCAGGCATCCGCGCCGCGCAACGCATCCTCCGGCAGCCGGACTTCGCACAGTGGCTGGGCAAACCGCTCACGGACGGGGCGCTGTCCGAGGACGTCGATGACATCGCCGCCTATGTCCGGGCCACGGGCGGCAGCATCCACCACTTGGTGAGCACCTGCCGGATGGGCACGGATGAGCACTCGGTGGTCGACCCCGAGTTCAGGGTACGGGGCCTGACGGGTCTGCGTGTGGTGGACGCTTCCGCGATGCCGAGCCTCGTGCGAGCGCATACCCACGCCCCTGTGACGATGCTCGCCGAACGCGCCGCGGACGTGCTCCTCCAGCACTGA
- a CDS encoding MFS transporter, whose protein sequence is MHAGPPSPATPALSRRLVLLLSIACGVAVANIYFPQAISPLIAKDLHVSAASAAVVVTCAQLGYAAGIFLLVPLGDRLRHRGLITTLLLITCAGLVLAGTASSLPVLAVASSLVGLTTVVPQILIPMAAGLTEPERRGAVTGTLLSGLIGGILLARTFSGTLGQWLSWRAPYLVAAGLALVLTLAMAAALPHTKPSTGQRYPALLGATLHLLRSEPLLRRSCQYQILVFAAFSAAWTALALFITGPAYNLGTPTVGVLALVGAGSMFATPIAGRRSDRRGPDTVNLVCLLGAIAAAAVLLTGRLGGAAGLIGLGAGMLLLDVAMQSGQVANQARIFALRPEARARLNTAYMTCAFLGGSAGSWLGVHAYSVFGWNGVCGLVALLAGLALLRHVLRGRLVTAAEAPVAAPAGADGVPAGR, encoded by the coding sequence GTGCACGCTGGCCCTCCTTCCCCCGCCACGCCGGCACTGAGCCGGCGCCTGGTCTTGCTGCTTTCCATCGCCTGCGGCGTCGCAGTGGCCAACATCTACTTCCCCCAGGCGATCAGCCCGCTGATCGCCAAGGACCTGCACGTGTCGGCGGCTTCCGCAGCCGTCGTGGTCACCTGCGCCCAACTCGGTTACGCCGCCGGCATCTTTCTGCTGGTGCCCCTCGGTGACCGACTGCGGCACCGAGGGCTGATCACCACCCTGTTGCTGATCACCTGCGCCGGCCTCGTGCTGGCGGGCACTGCCTCGTCCCTGCCCGTCCTCGCCGTCGCGAGTTCCCTGGTCGGGTTGACCACGGTGGTACCCCAGATCCTCATCCCCATGGCGGCGGGACTGACCGAACCGGAGCGCCGCGGCGCGGTCACCGGCACGCTCCTCTCGGGCCTGATCGGCGGCATCCTCCTGGCCCGAACCTTCTCCGGCACCCTGGGCCAGTGGTTGAGCTGGCGTGCCCCCTATCTCGTGGCGGCGGGCCTGGCACTCGTCCTGACCCTTGCCATGGCCGCCGCGCTCCCGCACACGAAGCCCAGCACCGGCCAGCGCTACCCGGCGCTGCTGGGAGCCACACTGCACCTCCTGCGTTCCGAACCGCTGCTGCGGCGTTCCTGCCAGTACCAGATCCTGGTGTTCGCCGCGTTCAGCGCCGCCTGGACCGCACTGGCCCTGTTCATCACCGGACCCGCATACAACCTGGGCACTCCGACCGTGGGCGTACTCGCCCTGGTGGGTGCGGGAAGCATGTTCGCCACCCCGATCGCCGGCCGCCGTTCAGACCGGCGTGGCCCCGACACCGTGAACCTGGTCTGCTTGCTCGGCGCGATCGCCGCCGCGGCCGTCCTGCTCACCGGTCGCCTGGGCGGTGCCGCCGGACTGATCGGCCTCGGCGCCGGGATGTTGCTGCTCGACGTGGCCATGCAGTCGGGCCAGGTCGCCAATCAGGCCCGCATCTTCGCCCTCCGTCCGGAGGCCCGCGCGCGCCTGAACACGGCCTACATGACGTGCGCGTTCCTCGGCGGCAGCGCCGGCTCCTGGCTGGGCGTGCACGCCTACTCCGTCTTCGGCTGGAACGGTGTGTGTGGCCTGGTCGCCCTCCTGGCCGGCCTCGCCCTGCTCCGACACGTCCTACGGGGTCGACTGGTCACGGCTGCTGAAGCACCGGTTGCGGCTCCTGCAGGGGCGGACGGCGTGCCCGCCGGACGCTGA
- a CDS encoding CGNR zinc finger domain-containing protein: MALSPAPMAPRFRSGAGRLCLDFMRTLRLRGMEGATEELPTPEALAAWVAQLGPYPAGVAVPVPTQDVLRQARQLREAVYALLVAARGDSGPGGCPPGDRALLNQAAAVAPPVPVLDEGGLVTYTAADPVRAVLSDVARDALDLVTSAMLARVRACAGPRCAAWFLDTSRPGNRRWCSMDTCGNQSKKSTWRTKHGSPDVN; this comes from the coding sequence ATGGCTCTCTCCCCTGCGCCCATGGCGCCCCGCTTCCGCAGCGGTGCCGGGCGGCTCTGCCTCGACTTCATGCGCACCCTCCGGTTGCGCGGCATGGAAGGCGCCACTGAGGAACTTCCGACTCCGGAGGCGCTGGCCGCCTGGGTCGCCCAACTGGGCCCGTATCCCGCCGGCGTCGCCGTTCCGGTCCCGACACAGGATGTGTTGCGCCAGGCTCGACAGCTAAGGGAAGCGGTGTACGCACTGCTGGTGGCGGCCCGCGGCGACAGCGGGCCCGGCGGGTGTCCACCGGGCGATCGAGCCTTGCTGAACCAGGCCGCCGCAGTGGCACCCCCGGTGCCGGTGCTCGACGAAGGGGGCTTGGTGACGTACACCGCCGCGGATCCGGTGCGCGCGGTCCTCTCCGACGTCGCCCGCGACGCACTCGACCTGGTGACGTCCGCCATGCTGGCTCGGGTACGCGCCTGTGCCGGACCGCGCTGCGCGGCCTGGTTCCTCGACACCTCCCGTCCGGGCAACCGACGTTGGTGCTCCATGGACACGTGCGGCAACCAGTCGAAGAAGAGCACCTGGCGGACCAAGCACGGTTCCCCGGATGTGAATTGA
- a CDS encoding Gfo/Idh/MocA family protein, with protein sequence MSVDRTPSEGPRRPRAAILGTAHPHLGNHLRALAGRAEVCAVYQGRYPASASLDHTRLRGVPVVTDAASALVHADLALICSTTAEHSELGAVVAQAGLPVLMEKPLAADAAEAEELAGRLTAAGIPAAMAMFLRHAPVLRRARRLLTDGRLGRLIACDARFTHPGLLERYFTGTTAAWMLSPSWGGRGAFADLGVHLVDLLRWLRPDTPIRVRAGVLSPLPAGGAGDAGGTALLEWGPVPATLHTGWTSCPGGIRLVLEGTRGTLHVNGGHLVLTTAKGSFAESHRPPAAGDATTAFLSNPGELAGLHDAVACARVLEAVGEAAA encoded by the coding sequence GTGTCCGTTGACCGCACTCCGAGCGAGGGCCCGCGCCGGCCGAGGGCCGCGATCCTGGGTACGGCGCATCCCCATCTCGGCAACCATCTCCGCGCACTGGCCGGACGCGCGGAGGTGTGCGCGGTGTACCAGGGACGCTATCCGGCCAGTGCTTCCCTGGACCACACCCGGCTGCGCGGGGTGCCCGTGGTGACCGACGCCGCGAGCGCTCTCGTCCACGCGGACCTGGCCTTGATCTGCTCCACGACCGCCGAACATTCCGAACTGGGTGCGGTCGTGGCGCAGGCCGGCCTACCGGTCCTCATGGAGAAACCCCTCGCCGCCGACGCCGCCGAGGCGGAGGAGCTGGCCGGCCGGCTCACAGCTGCCGGGATCCCGGCGGCGATGGCGATGTTCCTGCGTCACGCACCCGTCCTGCGCAGGGCCCGGCGTCTCCTGACCGACGGCCGGCTCGGCCGGCTCATCGCGTGCGATGCACGGTTCACCCATCCCGGACTCCTGGAGCGGTACTTCACCGGTACCACGGCGGCCTGGATGCTCAGTCCGTCCTGGGGCGGTCGGGGCGCCTTCGCCGATCTCGGCGTGCATCTCGTGGACCTGCTGCGTTGGCTCAGGCCCGATACACCGATCCGGGTGCGCGCCGGTGTCCTGTCCCCCCTTCCGGCGGGTGGCGCGGGAGATGCCGGCGGCACGGCCCTGCTGGAGTGGGGTCCGGTCCCGGCGACCCTGCACACGGGATGGACGTCGTGCCCCGGAGGAATACGCCTGGTCCTCGAAGGGACGCGGGGGACGCTGCACGTCAACGGCGGTCATCTGGTGCTGACCACGGCCAAGGGAAGCTTCGCGGAGTCGCATCGACCGCCTGCGGCCGGTGATGCGACGACGGCCTTCCTGTCGAACCCCGGAGAGCTCGCGGGCCTGCACGACGCCGTAGCGTGCGCACGCGTTCTGGAGGCCGTCGGCGAAGCCGCCGCGTGA
- a CDS encoding flavin reductase family protein — protein sequence MSVDTEESSTENIGAHHLDTEGVSVEDTDAEDTGSKRIGFEEVDFTRAMARVPGPVVVATTVDESGRRWGFTASSFVSLSLAPPLVTVSLGKKASTHAAFTVADHFMVNVLAHDQSDIARRFATSGVDRFAAGDTLPLERGLPGIPEAAVRLVCRMHEVADGGDHSMLIGRVLDCITCTDREALVYVDRGFARTAVPEATRVR from the coding sequence ATGTCCGTCGACACCGAAGAAAGCAGCACCGAGAACATCGGCGCGCACCACCTCGACACGGAAGGCGTCAGCGTGGAAGACACTGACGCGGAAGACACCGGCAGCAAGAGGATCGGCTTCGAAGAGGTCGACTTCACTCGCGCCATGGCCCGGGTGCCCGGCCCCGTGGTGGTCGCCACCACGGTCGACGAAAGCGGTCGCCGCTGGGGATTCACCGCGAGTTCCTTCGTCTCCCTCTCGCTGGCCCCACCCCTGGTGACGGTCAGTCTGGGCAAGAAGGCCAGTACGCACGCCGCCTTCACCGTCGCCGACCACTTCATGGTCAACGTCTTGGCCCACGACCAGTCAGACATCGCCCGGCGCTTCGCGACCTCCGGTGTCGACCGGTTCGCCGCGGGAGACACCCTCCCCCTGGAGCGCGGACTGCCGGGCATCCCGGAGGCCGCGGTCCGGCTCGTGTGCCGCATGCACGAAGTGGCGGACGGAGGCGACCACAGCATGTTGATCGGCCGGGTCCTGGACTGCATCACTTGCACGGATCGGGAAGCGCTGGTGTATGTCGACCGGGGCTTCGCCCGCACCGCGGTCCCGGAAGCCACCCGTGTCCGTTGA
- a CDS encoding UTP--glucose-1-phosphate uridylyltransferase gives MPSTPSTHSLPSTPSISSTPATPAPPPRVRKAVIPAAGLGTRFLPATKATPKEMLPIVDKPAIQYVVEEAVATGLNDVLMVTGRGKRALEDHFDRNTELEAVLSGKGDTARLDLVRAATDLATVHYVRQGDPMGLGHAVLCAAPHVGDEPFAVLLGDDLIDPADPLLTRMTGLREELGGSVIALMDVGSGDIHRYGCAATGPCDRDGVVRVTDLVEKPEAGRAPSTLGVIGRYVLDPGVFEVLATTPPGRGGEIQLTDALRTLARDPGIAGPVHAVVFTGHRYDTGDRGEYLRATVRLACEREDLGPEFRSWLRAFTAREIAA, from the coding sequence ATGCCCTCCACGCCCTCAACGCACTCCCTCCCCTCCACTCCGTCCATCTCCTCGACGCCCGCCACACCTGCACCGCCGCCGCGCGTCCGCAAGGCCGTCATACCGGCCGCCGGACTGGGCACGCGCTTCCTGCCCGCGACCAAGGCGACCCCGAAGGAGATGCTGCCCATCGTCGACAAGCCCGCCATCCAGTACGTGGTCGAAGAGGCCGTCGCCACTGGCCTGAACGATGTCCTCATGGTCACCGGCCGGGGCAAGCGCGCCCTGGAGGACCACTTCGACCGCAACACCGAACTGGAGGCGGTCCTCAGCGGCAAGGGTGACACGGCACGGCTCGACCTGGTGCGCGCCGCGACCGACCTCGCCACCGTCCACTACGTGCGCCAGGGCGATCCCATGGGCCTGGGCCACGCCGTGCTGTGCGCCGCACCGCACGTCGGCGACGAGCCCTTCGCCGTGCTCCTCGGCGACGATCTGATCGACCCGGCGGACCCCCTCCTGACGCGCATGACCGGTCTGCGGGAGGAACTGGGCGGCAGCGTGATCGCACTGATGGACGTCGGCTCGGGGGACATCCACCGCTACGGCTGCGCCGCGACCGGGCCCTGTGACCGGGACGGTGTCGTACGGGTGACTGACCTGGTCGAGAAGCCGGAGGCGGGCCGGGCACCCAGCACCCTCGGTGTCATCGGCCGCTACGTCCTCGACCCGGGCGTCTTCGAGGTGCTGGCCACGACACCCCCCGGGCGCGGGGGCGAGATCCAGCTCACCGACGCCCTGCGCACCCTGGCACGCGATCCCGGGATTGCCGGCCCGGTCCACGCGGTGGTCTTCACCGGTCACCGGTATGACACCGGTGACCGCGGCGAGTACTTGCGTGCCACCGTCCGGCTCGCCTGCGAACGCGAGGACCTCGGCCCAGAGTTCCGTAGCTGGCTGCGCGCGTTCACCGCGCGGGAGATCGCCGCCTGA